The proteins below are encoded in one region of Mycobacterium shinjukuense:
- a CDS encoding RNA polymerase sigma factor — protein sequence MAATKAGPATDEPVKRTATKSPAKAPAKKAAAKSANGSSPAKRATKAAARVTKSAAAARGTATKDTPKKSRTPAKAGAQSSAARTHTTRSASVKDAPKDVSTDLDVTLDIVEDLDSEPDLEVEPGEDLDIDAADLNLDDLEDVTADVEDVDLVPGDDEDTVSVAAAEELPAEDDEEIAEPTEKDKASGDFVWDEDESEALRQARKDAELTASADSVRAYLKQIGKVALLNAEEEVELAKRIEAGLYATQLMAEMAERGEKLPAAQRRDMMWICRDGDRAKNHLLEANLRLVVSLAKRYTGRGMAFLDLIQEGNLGLIRAVEKFDYTKGYKFSTYATWWIRQAITRAMADQARTIRIPVHMVEVINKLGRIQRELLQDLGREPTPEELAKEMDITPEKVLEIQQYAREPISLDQTIGDEGDSQLGDFIEDSEAVVAVDAVSFTLLQDQLQSVLDTLSEREAGVVRLRFGLTDGQPRTLDEIGQVYGVTRERIRQIESKTMSKLRHPSRSQVLRDYLD from the coding sequence GTGGCAGCGACGAAGGCAGGCCCGGCGACCGATGAGCCGGTGAAACGCACCGCCACCAAGTCCCCGGCCAAAGCCCCCGCCAAGAAGGCGGCGGCGAAGTCCGCCAATGGCTCGTCTCCTGCAAAGCGGGCCACGAAGGCGGCAGCCCGGGTCACCAAGTCGGCGGCTGCCGCCCGAGGCACCGCCACCAAGGACACCCCGAAGAAATCCCGCACCCCCGCCAAGGCCGGCGCACAGTCGTCCGCCGCACGCACCCACACGACCAGATCAGCCAGCGTCAAGGACGCCCCGAAAGACGTCTCGACGGATCTCGATGTCACGCTGGACATCGTCGAGGACCTCGACAGCGAACCCGACCTCGAAGTCGAGCCCGGAGAGGATCTCGACATCGACGCCGCCGACCTCAACCTCGACGATCTCGAGGACGTGACGGCTGACGTCGAGGACGTCGACCTCGTGCCGGGCGACGACGAGGACACCGTGTCGGTCGCCGCGGCGGAGGAGCTTCCCGCCGAGGACGACGAGGAGATCGCCGAGCCCACCGAAAAGGACAAGGCTTCCGGGGATTTCGTCTGGGACGAAGACGAATCCGAGGCGCTCCGTCAGGCCCGCAAGGACGCCGAACTGACCGCATCCGCCGACTCGGTTCGCGCCTACTTGAAGCAGATCGGCAAGGTGGCGCTGCTCAACGCCGAGGAAGAGGTCGAGCTGGCCAAGCGGATCGAAGCCGGCTTGTATGCGACCCAGCTGATGGCCGAGATGGCCGAGCGCGGCGAGAAGCTGCCCGCGGCCCAACGCCGCGACATGATGTGGATTTGCCGCGACGGCGACCGTGCGAAAAACCATCTGCTGGAAGCCAATCTGCGGCTGGTGGTGTCGCTGGCCAAGCGCTACACCGGCCGCGGGATGGCGTTCCTGGACCTGATCCAGGAGGGCAACCTGGGCTTGATCCGCGCGGTCGAGAAATTCGACTACACCAAGGGGTACAAGTTCTCCACCTATGCGACGTGGTGGATTCGCCAAGCCATCACCCGCGCCATGGCCGACCAGGCCCGCACCATCCGCATCCCGGTGCACATGGTCGAGGTGATCAACAAGCTGGGCCGCATTCAGCGCGAGCTGCTGCAGGACCTGGGCCGCGAGCCCACGCCCGAGGAGCTGGCCAAGGAGATGGACATCACCCCGGAGAAGGTGCTGGAGATCCAGCAATACGCCCGCGAGCCCATCTCGTTGGACCAGACCATCGGCGACGAGGGTGACAGTCAGCTGGGCGACTTCATCGAGGACAGCGAGGCGGTGGTGGCCGTCGACGCGGTGTCCTTCACGTTGCTGCAAGACCAACTGCAGTCGGTGCTGGACACGCTCTCCGAGCGCGAGGCCGGTGTGGTACGGCTGCGTTTCGGCCTCACCGACGGCCAGCCTCGCACCCTCGACGAGATCGGCCAGGTCTACGGCGTCACCCGCGAACGCATCCGCCAGATCGAATCCAAGACGATGTCGAAATTGCGCCACCCCAGCCGCTCTCAGGTGTTGCGCGACTACCTGGACTGA
- a CDS encoding TspO/MBR family protein produces MFGARESGVPAWPCHQSVGPIGCAVVAWVTAIAVAVPCGLVEAWLSGPTPFRILTSLAQPKWALPRWGWMLVGGVCYLIMAYAAATALRLGAPGKPGITFVVAVLLTDGIWNYLLYRRRRIDLAYAYLSPYPTLVVVTTWAIVALDSLVGTLVALYLAFLPYERAIKVEPRTAAAAAVCGCFGRGGGRAHGRRERALRVGWLSPGSRATPESGWGGAISTSSWIRSGGCVRG; encoded by the coding sequence GTGTTCGGTGCCCGGGAAAGCGGGGTACCGGCTTGGCCGTGTCACCAATCTGTGGGCCCGATAGGGTGCGCCGTCGTGGCCTGGGTCACCGCAATCGCGGTCGCCGTGCCGTGCGGGTTGGTCGAGGCATGGCTTTCCGGGCCAACGCCGTTTCGGATACTCACCTCACTTGCGCAACCGAAGTGGGCACTTCCGAGGTGGGGTTGGATGCTCGTCGGTGGCGTCTGCTACCTGATCATGGCCTATGCTGCTGCAACGGCGTTACGGTTGGGCGCGCCGGGCAAACCCGGCATCACGTTTGTCGTGGCGGTGCTTCTCACCGACGGTATCTGGAACTACCTGCTGTATCGTCGCCGACGAATCGACCTGGCCTATGCCTACCTTTCCCCCTATCCCACGCTGGTGGTCGTGACCACCTGGGCAATCGTCGCGCTCGATTCGCTGGTTGGCACGCTCGTCGCGCTGTATCTGGCGTTTCTGCCCTACGAGCGAGCGATCAAGGTTGAACCGCGTACCGCCGCGGCGGCAGCGGTCTGCGGCTGCTTCGGTCGCGGTGGCGGTAGAGCGCACGGGCGGCGCGAACGGGCGCTTCGCGTCGGCTGGCTCAGTCCAGGTAGTCGCGCAACACCTGAGAGCGGCTGGGGTGGCGCAATTTCGACATCGTCTTGGATTCGATCTGGCGGATGCGTTCGCGGGTGA
- a CDS encoding DUF952 domain-containing protein — translation MPGQVLLHVCGAREWAGARHRGAIHPRAGARFVHLSTPEQVHLPANRLFRGRGDLVLLHIDPAALDSPVRWEPGVPADPQTMLFPHLYGPLPARAVVRVTAYRPAADGSFPPCSVPGKAGYRLGRVTNLWAR, via the coding sequence ATGCCTGGCCAAGTCCTGCTGCATGTGTGCGGCGCGCGGGAGTGGGCCGGGGCCCGTCACCGTGGTGCAATCCACCCCCGAGCCGGTGCCCGGTTCGTGCACCTGTCAACGCCCGAGCAGGTACACCTGCCGGCGAACCGGCTCTTCCGGGGCCGTGGCGACTTGGTGTTGTTGCACATCGACCCGGCGGCGCTGGACTCACCGGTGCGCTGGGAGCCGGGTGTGCCGGCGGACCCGCAGACGATGCTGTTCCCGCACCTGTACGGCCCGCTGCCGGCGCGCGCCGTGGTCAGGGTAACTGCCTACCGGCCGGCGGCAGACGGCAGCTTCCCGCCGTGTTCGGTGCCCGGGAAAGCGGGGTACCGGCTTGGCCGTGTCACCAATCTGTGGGCCCGATAG
- a CDS encoding DUF7455 domain-containing protein — protein MNATLTGPQLTRADRCDRCGAAARVRAKLPSGAELLFCQHHANKHEAKLTELAAVLEASGQ, from the coding sequence ATGAACGCAACTCTGACCGGTCCCCAGCTGACCAGAGCAGACCGCTGCGATCGCTGCGGGGCAGCGGCCCGGGTGCGGGCCAAGCTGCCTTCGGGGGCTGAACTGCTGTTCTGCCAGCATCACGCCAACAAGCACGAGGCGAAACTGACCGAGCTTGCGGCCGTGCTGGAGGCAAGCGGCCAGTAA
- a CDS encoding YihY/virulence factor BrkB family protein: MSEQVPKPSRHHIWRISRRTLSKSWDDSIFSESAQAGFWSCLSLPPLLLGMLGSLAYVAPLFGPETLPAVQKSVIATASSFFSPSVVNEIIEPTIRDIANNARGEVVSLGFLISLWAGSSAISAFVDAVVEAHDQTPLRHPVRQRFFALFLYVVMLVFVVTTAPVAVVGPRKVSEHIPDSLANLLHYGYYPALILGLTIGVIILYRVALPIPLPTHRLVLGAVLAISVFLTATLGLRFYLKWITSTGYTYGALATPIAFLLFAYLGGFAIMLGAELNAAVQEEFPAPATHTHRLRSWLRRRARLATRTAHPASLQPDPATADPPP, from the coding sequence ATGAGCGAGCAGGTCCCCAAGCCGTCCCGCCACCACATCTGGCGGATCAGCCGAAGGACCCTGTCCAAGAGTTGGGACGACTCGATTTTCTCGGAGTCGGCGCAGGCGGGTTTTTGGTCGTGCCTGTCGCTGCCACCGCTGCTGTTGGGAATGCTGGGAAGCTTGGCCTACGTGGCTCCGCTGTTCGGCCCGGAGACCCTGCCAGCCGTTCAAAAAAGCGTGATCGCCACGGCCAGCAGCTTTTTCTCCCCCAGTGTGGTCAACGAGATCATCGAACCCACCATCCGCGACATCGCCAACAACGCACGCGGCGAGGTGGTGTCGCTGGGTTTCTTGATCTCCCTGTGGGCGGGATCGTCGGCGATCTCGGCTTTCGTCGACGCCGTGGTGGAGGCGCACGACCAGACCCCGTTGCGCCATCCGGTGCGCCAGCGATTCTTCGCTCTCTTTCTCTACGTGGTGATGCTGGTGTTCGTGGTGACCACCGCTCCGGTGGCGGTGGTGGGCCCGCGCAAGGTCAGTGAACACATCCCCGACAGCTTGGCGAATCTGCTGCACTACGGCTACTACCCCGCGTTGATTCTCGGCCTGACGATCGGGGTGATCATCCTGTACCGCGTGGCGTTGCCGATACCACTGCCCACGCACCGGTTGGTGCTCGGCGCCGTGCTGGCGATTTCGGTCTTCCTGACCGCCACCCTGGGCCTGCGTTTCTATTTGAAATGGATCACCAGCACCGGCTACACCTACGGCGCGCTGGCCACGCCGATCGCATTCTTGTTGTTTGCCTACCTGGGCGGTTTTGCGATCATGCTGGGCGCCGAACTCAATGCGGCCGTCCAAGAGGAATTCCCGGCGCCGGCGACCCATACCCACCGGCTCCGCAGCTGGCTGCGCAGGCGCGCACGTCTTGCCACCCGGACCGCCCACCCGGCGTCGCTGCAACCCGACCCCGCCACCGCGGACCCGCCGCCCTGA
- a CDS encoding DUF3039 domain-containing protein: MQTQTIERTDTDERVDDGTGSDTPKYFHYVRKDKIAESAVMGSHVVALCGEVFPVTRAPKPGSPVCPDCKRIYERLRKD; the protein is encoded by the coding sequence ATGCAGACCCAGACGATCGAACGCACCGACACCGACGAACGCGTCGACGACGGGACCGGCAGCGACACCCCCAAGTACTTCCACTACGTCAGGAAGGACAAGATCGCCGAGAGTGCGGTCATGGGCAGTCACGTGGTCGCGCTGTGCGGTGAGGTGTTTCCCGTCACCCGGGCGCCCAAGCCGGGGTCGCCGGTTTGCCCGGACTGCAAGCGAATCTACGAGCGGCTCAGGAAGGACTGA
- a CDS encoding DUF3099 domain-containing protein produces the protein MKRGSEPGFRGTFDDGLDDFDEKRRPVLITAAAPSYEEQHRARVRKYLTLMACRVPALILAAIAYGAWHNGLISLLIVAISVPLPWMAVLIANDRPPRRADEPRRFHARRTPLFPTAERPALEARRHSTPPHADSEGFQDPGFR, from the coding sequence ATGAAGCGCGGCTCCGAGCCGGGGTTTCGCGGCACATTCGATGACGGATTGGACGACTTCGACGAGAAGCGCCGGCCAGTGCTCATCACCGCCGCCGCTCCCTCGTATGAGGAGCAGCACCGCGCGCGGGTGCGCAAGTACCTGACCCTGATGGCGTGCCGCGTTCCCGCGCTCATCCTTGCCGCGATCGCTTACGGCGCCTGGCACAACGGCCTGATCTCGCTGCTGATCGTGGCCATCTCCGTGCCATTGCCATGGATGGCCGTGCTGATCGCCAACGATCGGCCTCCGCGGCGCGCCGACGAACCGCGACGGTTCCATGCCCGGCGCACCCCGCTGTTCCCGACGGCCGAGCGGCCGGCACTCGAGGCTCGGCGCCACTCGACGCCGCCGCACGCCGATTCGGAAGGCTTCCAGGATCCGGGGTTCCGGTAG
- the sigB gene encoding sigma-70 family RNA polymerase sigma factor SigB has protein sequence MAEATTRATTGQIDSDLDAQSPAADLVRVYLNGIGKTALLNAADEVELAKRIEAGLYAEHLLETRKRLGENRKRDLAAVVRDGEAARRHLLEANLRLVVSLAKRYTGRGMPLLDLIQEGNLGLIRAMEKFDYTKGFKFSTYATWWIRQAITRGMADQSRTIRLPVHLVEQVNKLARIKREMHQNLGREATDEELAAESGIPVDKINDLLEHSRDPVSLDMPVGSEEEAPLGDFIEDAEAMSAENAVIAELLHTDIRSVLATLDEREHQVIRLRFGLDDGQPRTLDQIGKLFGLSRERVRQIERDVMSKLRHGERADRLRSYAS, from the coding sequence ATGGCCGAAGCCACCACAAGGGCTACCACAGGCCAGATCGATAGCGATCTGGATGCTCAAAGCCCCGCAGCGGACTTGGTGCGCGTGTATCTCAACGGCATCGGCAAGACGGCGTTGCTCAACGCCGCCGACGAGGTCGAGTTGGCCAAGCGCATCGAGGCCGGGCTGTACGCCGAGCATCTGCTGGAGACCCGAAAGCGCCTGGGCGAGAACCGCAAACGCGATCTGGCGGCCGTGGTCCGCGACGGCGAGGCGGCCCGCCGTCACCTGCTGGAAGCGAACCTGCGCCTGGTGGTGTCGCTCGCCAAGCGGTACACGGGTCGGGGAATGCCTCTGCTGGACCTCATTCAGGAAGGCAACCTGGGCCTCATCCGCGCGATGGAGAAGTTCGACTACACAAAGGGATTCAAGTTTTCGACGTATGCCACCTGGTGGATCCGTCAAGCCATCACGCGCGGCATGGCCGACCAGAGCCGCACCATCCGACTGCCGGTTCACCTGGTCGAGCAGGTCAACAAGCTGGCCCGGATCAAGCGGGAGATGCACCAGAACCTGGGCCGGGAAGCCACCGACGAAGAGCTCGCCGCCGAATCCGGCATTCCCGTCGACAAGATCAATGACCTGCTGGAGCACAGCCGCGACCCGGTGAGCCTGGACATGCCGGTCGGCTCGGAAGAGGAAGCCCCGCTGGGTGATTTCATCGAGGACGCCGAAGCCATGTCCGCGGAGAACGCGGTCATCGCCGAACTGTTGCACACCGACATCCGCAGCGTGCTGGCCACGCTCGACGAACGTGAGCATCAGGTGATCCGGCTGCGCTTCGGCCTCGACGATGGCCAGCCGCGCACCCTGGATCAGATCGGCAAACTGTTCGGGCTGTCCCGGGAGCGGGTCCGCCAGATCGAGCGGGACGTGATGTCCAAGCTGCGCCACGGCGAGCGGGCCGATCGGCTGCGGTCCTACGCCAGCTGA
- a CDS encoding metal-dependent transcriptional regulator — MNELVDTTEMYLRTIYDLEEEGVTPLRARIAERLEQSGPTVSQTVSRMERDGLLRVAGDRHLELTDKGRALAIAVMRKHRLAERLLVDVIGLPWEEVHAEACRWEHVMSEDVERRLVKVLNNPTTSPFGNPIPGLQELGVGSELDAADANLVRLTELPAGSAVAVVVRQLTEHVQGDIALITRLKDAGVVPNARVTVEASPDGGVTILIPGHENVTLPHQMAHAVKVEKV; from the coding sequence ATGAACGAGTTGGTTGATACCACCGAGATGTATCTGCGGACGATATACGACCTCGAGGAAGAGGGCGTGACGCCGTTGCGTGCCCGCATCGCCGAACGGCTTGAGCAGAGCGGACCCACCGTCAGCCAGACCGTATCCCGGATGGAGCGCGACGGGTTGCTCCGGGTGGCCGGCGATCGCCACCTGGAGCTCACCGACAAGGGCCGGGCACTGGCCATCGCCGTCATGCGCAAGCACCGCCTAGCCGAACGGCTGCTCGTCGACGTCATCGGGTTGCCGTGGGAAGAGGTGCACGCCGAGGCGTGCCGGTGGGAGCATGTGATGAGCGAGGACGTCGAGCGCCGGCTGGTCAAGGTGCTCAACAACCCGACCACGTCGCCGTTCGGCAACCCGATCCCCGGCCTGCAGGAACTCGGCGTGGGGTCCGAGCTGGACGCGGCCGACGCTAACCTGGTGCGGCTGACCGAGTTACCGGCCGGATCAGCGGTGGCCGTCGTTGTACGCCAGCTCACCGAGCACGTTCAGGGCGACATCGCGCTGATCACGCGGCTGAAAGACGCCGGCGTGGTGCCCAACGCGCGAGTGACCGTCGAGGCCAGCCCGGACGGCGGGGTGACCATCCTCATCCCCGGTCACGAGAACGTCACCCTGCCCCACCAGATGGCGCACGCCGTCAAGGTCGAGAAGGTCTGA
- a CDS encoding DUF4192 domain-containing protein: MTRHRPDFELNRPAALIAALPAVLGFVPEKSLVLVTVRDGELGSVMRADLSGELPDRVEQLAGIAAAADPDAAIAVIVDADGAQCPICQDDYRRLCAALTAALSHRQVTLWAAHVVDRVALGGRWHCVDGCGSSGAIDDPASSPLAVAAVLDGRRLYPRRADLQAVIAVDDPARSAELADAVGERAAARELAHRADPVACRRRDVENAMAAAARVADGQPLSDADVAELGCALRDVSVRDTLYALAVGENADEAESLWVVLARVLPPPWRVEALVLLAFSAYVRGDGPLAGVSLEAALRCEPGHRLAGMLDRALQSGLRPEHIRELATTGYRLARQLGVRLPPRRAFGRRAG; encoded by the coding sequence ATGACACGCCATCGACCCGACTTTGAACTGAACCGCCCCGCGGCGCTGATTGCCGCGCTACCCGCCGTGTTGGGCTTCGTGCCGGAGAAATCGCTGGTCCTGGTGACCGTGCGGGACGGGGAGCTCGGGTCGGTGATGCGCGCGGACCTGTCCGGGGAGCTGCCCGACCGGGTTGAGCAGCTCGCGGGGATCGCCGCCGCGGCAGATCCTGACGCCGCGATCGCGGTGATCGTCGACGCCGACGGAGCGCAGTGCCCGATCTGTCAGGACGACTACCGGCGGCTGTGCGCGGCGCTCACGGCGGCGCTTTCGCACCGCCAGGTCACCCTGTGGGCGGCGCACGTGGTGGACCGGGTCGCGCTCGGCGGCCGGTGGCATTGCGTCGACGGCTGCGGCTCCAGCGGCGCGATCGACGATCCGGCGTCGTCGCCGCTGGCGGTGGCGGCGGTGCTGGACGGCCGGCGACTTTACCCCCGACGCGCCGACCTGCAGGCGGTCATCGCGGTCGACGACCCGGCGCGCAGCGCCGAACTCGCCGACGCGGTAGGCGAACGGGCGGCCGCACGCGAGCTCGCCCACCGCGCCGACCCCGTGGCCTGTCGCCGGCGCGACGTGGAAAACGCGATGGCCGCTGCCGCCCGTGTCGCCGACGGGCAACCGTTGTCCGACGCGGACGTGGCCGAGCTGGGCTGCGCCCTGCGCGACGTGTCGGTGCGTGACACGCTGTACGCCCTTGCCGTCGGCGAGAACGCCGATGAGGCCGAGTCGTTGTGGGTGGTCCTGGCACGTGTGCTACCGCCGCCGTGGCGGGTGGAGGCGTTGGTGTTGCTGGCGTTCAGCGCCTACGTCCGCGGTGACGGGCCGCTGGCGGGGGTTTCGCTGGAGGCCGCGCTGCGCTGTGAGCCAGGGCACCGGCTGGCGGGCATGCTGGACAGGGCACTGCAGTCGGGTCTGCGGCCCGAACACATCCGTGAACTCGCGACCACTGGGTACCGACTGGCTCGACAACTCGGGGTGCGGCTGCCGCCGCGGCGGGCGTTCGGCCGGCGTGCGGGCTAG
- the sthA gene encoding Si-specific NAD(P)(+) transhydrogenase, with the protein MREYDMVVIGSGPGGQKAAIAAAKLGKSVAIIERGRMLGGVCVNTGTIPSKTLREAVVYLTGMSQRELYGASYRVKDKITPADLLARTQHVIGKQVDVVRSQLMRNRIDLVLGHGRFIDPHTILVEEDAHGERVTVSGDFIVIATGTKPVRPSGVEFDERRVLDSDGILDLRSLPTSMVVVGAGVIGIEYASMFAALGTKVTVVEKRDTMLDFCDPEIVEALKFHLRDLAVTFRFGEEVTAVDVGSAGTVTTLASGKQIPAETVMYSAGREGQTEHLGLENTGLETDHRGRLFVDEQFQTKVDHIYAVGDVIGFPALAATSMDQGRLAAYHAFGEPTDGMTALQPIGIYSIPEISYVGATEVELTKDSIPYEVGVARYRELARGQIAGDSYGMLKLLVSTRDRTLLGVHIFGTSATEMVHIGQAVMGCGGTVDYLVDAVFNYPTFSEAYKVAALDVTNKMRALNQFLR; encoded by the coding sequence ATGCGGGAGTACGACATGGTCGTCATCGGCTCGGGGCCGGGCGGCCAGAAGGCCGCCATCGCCGCGGCCAAGCTGGGCAAGTCCGTCGCGATCATCGAACGCGGCCGCATGCTCGGCGGCGTGTGCGTGAACACGGGCACCATCCCGTCCAAAACGTTGCGCGAGGCGGTGGTCTATCTCACCGGCATGAGCCAACGCGAGCTGTACGGCGCCAGCTACCGCGTCAAGGACAAGATCACCCCGGCCGACCTGCTTGCCCGAACCCAGCACGTGATCGGCAAGCAGGTCGACGTGGTGCGCTCGCAACTGATGCGCAACCGGATCGACCTGGTCCTGGGGCACGGCCGGTTCATCGACCCGCACACCATCTTGGTCGAGGAGGACGCGCATGGCGAGCGGGTCACCGTCAGCGGCGACTTCATCGTCATCGCCACCGGCACCAAGCCGGTGCGGCCGTCCGGGGTGGAGTTCGACGAGAGGCGGGTGCTGGACTCCGACGGCATCCTGGACCTGCGGTCGCTTCCGACGTCGATGGTCGTGGTGGGCGCCGGGGTCATCGGGATCGAGTACGCGTCGATGTTCGCCGCCCTGGGCACCAAGGTGACCGTCGTCGAGAAGCGCGACACAATGCTGGACTTCTGCGACCCCGAGATCGTCGAGGCACTGAAATTCCACCTGCGCGACCTGGCGGTAACGTTCCGCTTCGGCGAGGAGGTGACCGCGGTCGACGTCGGCTCCGCGGGCACCGTCACCACCCTGGCCAGCGGCAAGCAGATTCCCGCCGAGACGGTGATGTACTCCGCCGGCCGGGAAGGACAGACCGAGCACCTCGGCCTGGAGAACACGGGCTTGGAGACCGACCACCGCGGACGGCTGTTCGTCGACGAGCAATTCCAGACCAAGGTCGACCACATCTACGCCGTCGGCGACGTCATCGGCTTCCCGGCGCTGGCGGCGACCTCGATGGACCAGGGCCGGCTGGCCGCCTACCACGCGTTCGGCGAACCGACCGACGGCATGACCGCACTGCAACCGATCGGGATCTATTCGATCCCGGAGATCTCCTACGTCGGCGCCACCGAGGTCGAGCTGACCAAGGACTCGATCCCCTACGAGGTGGGGGTGGCCCGGTACCGCGAGCTCGCCCGCGGCCAGATCGCCGGCGACTCCTACGGCATGCTCAAGCTGCTGGTGTCCACCCGGGACCGCACGCTGCTCGGGGTGCACATCTTCGGCACCAGCGCCACCGAGATGGTGCACATCGGTCAGGCCGTGATGGGCTGCGGCGGCACCGTGGATTACCTGGTCGACGCCGTGTTCAACTACCCGACGTTCTCCGAGGCCTACAAGGTCGCGGCGCTGGACGTGACGAACAAGATGCGCGCGCTCAACCAGTTCCTGCGCTAA
- a CDS encoding proteasome assembly chaperone family protein, whose protein sequence is MDHDHDADEAREYQPGQSGMYELELPAPQLSTSDGRGPVLVHALEGFSDAGHAIRLAAAHLKAALDTELVASFAIDELLDYRSRRPLMTFKTDHFTRYDDPELSLYALRDSAGNPFLLLAGMEPDLKWERFITAVRLLAERLGVRQTIGLGTVPMAVPHTRPITMTAHSNNKDLIADFQPWIAEIQVPASASNLLEYRMAQHGHEVVGFTVHVPHYLTQTDYPAAAQALLEQVAKAGSLELPLTALAEAAAEVRAKIDEQVQASVEVAQVVAALERQYDAFIDAQENRSLLTRDEDLPSGDELGAEFERFLAQQAEKKQLDDDQA, encoded by the coding sequence ATGGACCACGATCACGACGCGGACGAGGCCCGCGAGTACCAACCCGGGCAATCCGGGATGTACGAGCTTGAGCTCCCGGCGCCGCAGCTGTCGACGTCCGACGGGCGCGGTCCGGTATTGGTGCACGCGTTGGAGGGATTCTCCGACGCCGGTCATGCGATCCGGCTGGCGGCCGCCCACCTCAAGGCGGCGCTGGACACCGAGCTGGTCGCGTCCTTTGCGATCGATGAGCTGCTTGACTACCGCTCACGTCGGCCGCTGATGACCTTCAAGACCGATCACTTCACCCGCTACGACGATCCCGAGCTCAGCCTGTATGCGCTGCGCGACAGCGCCGGTAACCCGTTTTTGCTGCTTGCCGGCATGGAACCGGATCTGAAGTGGGAACGGTTCATCACCGCGGTGCGACTGCTGGCCGAGCGCCTCGGGGTGCGGCAAACCATCGGCCTGGGCACCGTCCCGATGGCCGTTCCGCACACCCGACCGATCACGATGACCGCGCACTCCAACAACAAGGACCTGATCGCCGACTTTCAGCCGTGGATCGCCGAAATCCAGGTTCCCGCCAGCGCGTCCAACCTGCTGGAGTATCGGATGGCGCAACACGGTCACGAGGTCGTGGGCTTCACCGTGCACGTCCCGCACTACCTGACCCAGACCGACTACCCCGCGGCCGCCCAGGCGCTGCTGGAGCAGGTGGCCAAGGCGGGATCCCTCGAGCTGCCGCTGACGGCGTTGGCCGAAGCGGCGGCGGAAGTCCGGGCCAAGATCGACGAGCAAGTCCAGGCAAGCGTGGAGGTCGCTCAAGTGGTGGCGGCCCTGGAGCGTCAGTACGATGCGTTCATCGACGCTCAGGAAAACAGATCGTTGCTCACCCGTGACGAGGATCTGCCTAGCGGCGATGAGCTGGGCGCGGAGTTCGAGCGGTTCCTCGCCCAGCAAGCGGAAAAAAAGCAGCTCGACGACGACCAGGCTTAA